In Polyodon spathula isolate WHYD16114869_AA unplaced genomic scaffold, ASM1765450v1 scaffolds_833, whole genome shotgun sequence, a genomic segment contains:
- the LOC121309070 gene encoding receptor activity-modifying protein 1-like, which yields MTRTSRLYRLLGGLLLLLLPALCAACELTLYSHSIQLCLIDFEEQMNRTSPQRRCDWTVLSSLYEDLTVCTEVLAHTLQCAWPNPEVDSLFVGVHGRWLKACPRYIAPLHDPPLFVLVPLILAPVLSTLLVTALVVWLGKRSEGRL from the exons ATGACTCGGACTTCGCGGCTTTACCGGCTGCTCggcgggctgctgctgctgctgctgcccg CTCTCTGTGCAGCTTGTGAGCTGACCCTGTATTCCCACAGTATCCAGCTCTGTCTGATAGACTTCGAGGAGCAGATGAACAGGACCTCCCCACAGCGCAGGTGTGACTGGACTGTCCTCTCCAG cCTCTATGAAGACCTGACCGTGTGCACCGAGGTACTGGCTCACACTCTGCAGTGTGCCTGGCCGAACCCCGAGGTGGACTCCCTGTTTGTGGGGGTTCATGGCCGCTGGCTGAAGGCCTGCCCTCGCTACATTGCCCCGCTCCATGACCCCCCCCTCTTTGTGCTCGTGCCTCTCATCCTGGCTCCTGTCCTCTCCACCCTCCTGGTCACTGCTCTCGTTGTCTGGCTGGGCAAGCGGAGCGAGGGGAGGCTGTGA
- the si:ch1073-456m8.1 gene encoding leucine-rich repeat flightless-interacting protein 1, with protein sequence MSDESELQEQYEEALQSVKQLEVQQGVLFFKVDWLQDVLEGMEEQLAEAERQSRDAYQEMERERQAKRELEGTVRRLLQELERLREENSTNQVTMVEKACGTEDLEGSWTVREERKGRDGSYGERQGTWEGGGGGEREENRDKERIQEENNQDLKYQLPVYKARAGNIPDIPEPPAEVSSENQDGKYSNMGWEREGKTHFIKDMENSQQERVVLDNSQGADLESSERLKEERGKEDDTKVEETAGKRELKAGPKEDEQKPGKLETTAGGILSSFFGKLSAKPLDLKTGNPQQLQKEETAVLNPEHQVVLEGNGNTVMAAATEMELQAGSQHRSADPGPTQTQLLLVNRAELERGGEQALGVPSTATGDEEGVGKGGRDRVQITKGEWSTVSIDSSTDLATNSDLNKDLFTSVATDLGKTVAEPEKGVEGAVQEKIADLKATEGKEEDERTMVKLEKMFHKTFSKFPSFRLSPGDETEGKRDSIGKSGILEEEKNNSNEVKEIAGKTKESPLKRDAREATEKVFSEISAPKMKEARSSSGEDVMQDCLERVDGHLESPFLDAMGSPEAADGQKSFQGQESTPSMNSPPSDLSQSRESLNEKLNSGTQVGNSPEPCSIS encoded by the exons TCTGATGAGAGTGAGCTGCAGGAGCAGTATGAGGAAGCCCTGCAGTCTGTGAAGCAGCTGGAGgtccagcagggggtgctgttctTCAAGGTGGACTGGCTGCAGGACGTGTTGGAGGGGATGGAGGAGCAGCTTGCTGAGGCGGAGAGGCAGAGCCGAGACGCATACCAG GAGATGGAGCGCGAGAGACAGGCCAAGAGAGAGCTGGAAGGAACAGTGAGGAGGCTGCTGCAGGAGCTGGAGAGGCTGAGAGAG GAGAATTCCACCAATCAGGTCACAATGGTGGAGAAAGCTTGCGGGACAGAAGATCTGGAAGGAAGCTGGACTGTGAGGGaggagagaaaagggagagaCGGAAGTTATGGCGAAAGACAAGGAACATGggaaggtggaggaggaggagagagagaagaaaacagAGATAAAGAGAGAATCCAGGAAGAGAACAACCAGGATCTTAAATACCAGCTTCCTGTTTATAAAGCCAGGGCTGGCAACATTCCAGACATCCCCGAACCTCCCGCCGAAGTGAGTTCAGAAAACCAGGACGGGAAATATTCCAACATGGGATGGGAAAGAGAAGGAAAGACTCATTTTATAAAGGACATGGAAAACTCCCAGCAAGAAAGGGTAGTTCTTGACAACAGCCAGGGAGCAGACTTGGAATCTAGTGAGAGACTCAAGgaagagagagggaaagaggatGATACAAAGGTAGAAGAGACTGCTGGAAAGAGGGAGTTGAAGGCAGGACCGAAGGAGGATGAGCAAAAACCAGGAAAATTGGAGACAACAGCCGGAGGAATTCTGTCATCCTTTTTTGGAAAACTAAGTGCGAAACCTCTAGATCTCAAGACTGGAAACCCCCAACAGCTACAAAAAGAGGAGACAGCAGTCCTGAACCCTGAACACCAGGTGGTACTAGAGGGCAATGGAAACACAGTGATGGCAGCAGCAACAGAGATGGAGCTTCAAGCAGGGAGCCAGCATAGGAGTGCAGATCCAGGACCGACTCAAACACAGTTACTGCTAGTAAACAGAGCGGAATTGGAACGGGGTGGAGAGCAGGCACTGGGAGTTCCTAGCACTGCAACAGGAGATGAAGAGGGGGTGGGAAAGGGGGGCAGAGATAGAGTGCAAATCACAAAGGGAGAATGGAGCACGGTGTCCATAGATAGCAGCACAGATTTAGCCACaaattctgatttaaataaagatttattcaCGTCTGTAGCCACGGATTTGGGGAAGACAGTTGCAGAGCCAGAGAAGGGGGTAGAAGGAGCCGTGCAGGAGAAGATTGCAGATCTCAAAGCGACGGAGGGCAAGGAGGAAGATGAACGCACCATGGTCAAACTCGAGAAAATGTTCCACAAGACTTTTTCCAAGTTTCCCAGCTTCCGCCTTTCACCTGGTGATGAAACAGAAGGGAAGCGGGATAGCATTGGGAAAAGTGGGATCTTAGAAGAGGAGAAGAACAATTCCAATGAGGTAAAAGAGATTGCTGGGAAAACCAAGGAAAGTCCTCTGAAACGGGATGCCAGGGAAGCAACGGAGAAAGTCTTTTCGGAAATTTCAGCTCCGAAGATGAAAGAGGCTCGATCTTCTTCCGGGGAGGATGTCATGCAGGACTGTCTGGAGAGGGTGGATGGACATCTGGAATCGCCTTTTCTGGATGCTATGGGAAGCCCGGAAGCAGCTGATGGGCAAAAGTCATTCCAAGGTCAGGAATCTACCCCATCCATGAATTCCCCTCCAAGCGACCTCTCCCAGTCCCGGGAATCTTTGAATGAGAAACTCAATTCCGGAACACAAGTTGGGAATAGTCCGGAACCCTGCAGCATCTCCTGA